One window of Sphingobacteriales bacterium genomic DNA carries:
- a CDS encoding M28 family peptidase: protein MSHFSPVFMRKILSVVVCLLFSVSVFSQDLSYARQVIDTLCSPYMSGRGYSNNGDRKAAAYIAAEFKRMNALPFGQDYYQFFNIDANVFKGNMNLLLNRQMLTPGIDYLIHPESAGIIGTYKVVQIKEKWLLDDKNFTKLLENSYEGRVLYLNYKPKNAKQLQGKLGVLQSAVKAAAYLTAEDKKLTWHISGQPKYQTEITVLRKKIPRKLKTASFNIDNTYVTGYQTQNVAAFIRGTQYPDSFFVFTAHYDHLGQMGSHQYIPGANDNASGVAMLLSLMSHYSQNPPPFSVAFIAFSAEELGLIGSKYYTEHPLFPMSGIRFLVNLDLVGTGSEGAMVVNATDFPDAFNLLQQLNQQQEYLPRIKSRGPAANSDHYWFYKSKVPCFFIYTMGGIQAYHDVFDRPETLPLDRFSELCKLLIQFAERLDER from the coding sequence ATGAGCCACTTTTCCCCGGTGTTTATGCGAAAAATCCTGTCTGTTGTTGTTTGTCTGCTGTTTTCTGTTTCAGTTTTTTCACAAGACCTTAGCTACGCACGTCAGGTAATAGATACGCTTTGCTCGCCGTATATGTCGGGAAGAGGGTATTCAAACAATGGAGACAGGAAAGCCGCAGCCTATATTGCCGCTGAATTTAAACGGATGAATGCCTTGCCATTCGGACAGGATTATTACCAGTTTTTTAACATAGATGCCAATGTTTTTAAGGGGAATATGAACTTGTTACTAAACCGGCAAATGCTCACACCGGGAATAGATTATCTCATTCATCCGGAATCTGCCGGCATTATCGGCACTTATAAAGTGGTTCAGATTAAAGAAAAATGGCTCTTAGATGATAAAAATTTTACCAAATTGCTCGAAAACTCCTACGAGGGAAGGGTTTTATATCTGAACTATAAACCCAAAAATGCAAAACAGCTTCAGGGCAAACTGGGGGTCTTACAAAGTGCGGTTAAAGCTGCCGCATATCTCACCGCCGAAGACAAAAAACTGACCTGGCACATTTCGGGGCAGCCCAAATACCAGACAGAAATTACCGTTTTGCGCAAAAAAATACCCCGCAAACTAAAAACCGCCTCTTTCAATATTGACAATACTTATGTAACGGGATACCAAACCCAAAACGTAGCAGCCTTTATCCGTGGAACTCAATATCCCGACAGTTTTTTTGTGTTTACTGCCCACTATGATCATTTAGGTCAGATGGGAAGCCATCAATACATTCCGGGAGCTAACGACAATGCTTCGGGAGTGGCTATGTTGTTAAGCCTGATGAGCCATTACTCACAAAATCCACCCCCTTTTTCGGTGGCATTTATCGCTTTCAGTGCTGAAGAATTGGGATTGATTGGCAGTAAGTATTATACCGAACACCCTTTGTTTCCAATGTCAGGTATTCGGTTTTTAGTCAATCTCGATTTGGTAGGCACCGGAAGTGAAGGTGCTATGGTGGTCAACGCCACCGATTTCCCCGATGCTTTTAACCTCCTGCAACAACTTAACCAACAGCAGGAGTATCTGCCCCGGATAAAAAGCCGCGGACCTGCTGCCAACAGCGATCATTACTGGTTTTATAAAAGCAAGGTTCCCTGTTTTTTTATTTATACCATGGGAGGAATTCAGGCCTATCACGATGTTTTTGACCGTCCTGAAACACTTCCGCTCGACAGGTTTTCAGAATTATGTAAGCTGCTTATACAGTTTGCAGAGAGATTAGACGAACGGTAA
- a CDS encoding cupin domain-containing protein: protein MDTLDFQPIFKTKAIVVQSASDKKTDPVVMIAELGPHESGPPLHFHPNQHETYEVLEGEAEFVLGGEKIIVRQGEKVDIPANTPHTFKNLTGNWLKMKDTHIPALSFEEMMRELHGLVQHVKISGFNNPKSLIYLSMLWVKHREIQESVNPPFFVMKLLNFAGKLMGFRL from the coding sequence ATGGATACCTTAGACTTTCAACCAATTTTCAAAACAAAAGCTATTGTGGTTCAGTCTGCTTCGGACAAAAAAACAGACCCTGTGGTAATGATAGCTGAATTAGGGCCTCATGAATCCGGACCGCCGCTTCATTTTCATCCCAATCAACACGAAACCTACGAGGTGTTGGAAGGAGAAGCGGAATTTGTTTTAGGTGGGGAAAAAATAATTGTGAGGCAAGGAGAAAAAGTTGATATTCCGGCAAACACCCCCCATACTTTTAAAAATTTGACCGGCAATTGGCTAAAGATGAAAGACACCCATATTCCCGCACTTTCATTTGAAGAAATGATGCGGGAACTGCACGGATTGGTGCAGCATGTAAAAATATCAGGTTTTAACAACCCAAAATCTTTGATTTACCTCTCTATGCTTTGGGTTAAACACCGTGAAATACAAGAGTCTGTCAACCCTCCTTTTTTTGTGATGAAGCTACTCAATTTTGCCGGCAAACTAATGGGCTTCCGGTTGTGA
- a CDS encoding intradiol ring-cleavage dioxygenase, translating to MKPLIQIGLIASLFNVLLSCNGQANEKMPIKQESASTPKIKVGGRCEDCKLINIGMPEDIASTDTSSGWQETGQKLLVSGVVFKKDGRTPADNVIIYYWQTDNNGFYSPMEGLDEQAKQHGHIRGWMKTDELGRYALYTIRPTPYPKTENPSHIHLLVKEPDIDNEYYIDDIMFDDDAFLTENFRNRLEKRGGNGIVKVGFENEMQIAKRDIILGYNIPDYPEK from the coding sequence ATGAAACCACTTATTCAAATTGGATTAATTGCTTCGTTATTCAATGTTCTGTTAAGTTGTAATGGTCAGGCGAATGAAAAAATGCCGATAAAGCAGGAATCTGCCTCAACACCCAAAATAAAGGTAGGCGGAAGATGTGAAGACTGCAAATTGATTAATATAGGAATGCCGGAAGATATTGCTTCGACCGATACGAGTTCAGGTTGGCAAGAAACCGGACAAAAGTTGTTAGTCAGCGGAGTGGTTTTTAAGAAAGACGGCCGAACTCCCGCCGATAATGTTATAATTTATTATTGGCAGACGGACAACAACGGATTTTACTCACCTATGGAAGGATTGGACGAGCAAGCCAAACAGCATGGACATATAAGAGGCTGGATGAAAACCGATGAATTGGGGCGGTATGCGCTTTACACAATTCGACCGACACCCTATCCAAAAACCGAAAATCCCTCGCATATTCACTTGTTAGTTAAAGAGCCGGACATAGACAACGAGTATTATATTGATGACATCATGTTTGATGACGATGCTTTTCTGACCGAAAACTTTCGCAACAGGCTTGAAAAAAGAGGCGGAAACGGAATTGTGAAAGTTGGTTTTGAAAATGAAATGCAGATTGCCAAACGCGACATTATATTAGGGTATAATATCCCGGATTATCCTGAAAAATGA
- a CDS encoding DEAD/DEAH box helicase, whose amino-acid sequence MGYTAPTPIQVQAIPPILEGKDLIACAQTGTGKTAAYLLPVIHHLLTRKLDHKQISTLIISPTRELATQIDQQVEGFAYFAGVSSFAVYGGGDGADFVRQKHALQQGADIIVATPGKLLSHLNLGYVKIGQLQHLILDEADKMLDMGFYDDIMRIIGFLPKNRQTLMFSATMPSKIRELTGRIMQKPVQINIAIAKPAEGILQAAYLTYDNQKLPLILSLLKGKQLKSILVFAGKKVEVKAIATALKKAGLKAADIQSDLPQEEREEVLRNFKNRNLQVLVATDVLSRGIDIEDIDLVINYDVPQNSEDYVHRIGRTARGENGSGVALTFINERDQRRFYNIEELIEKEVQKLPLPEGLGSSFEYNPKAKKVMGRDRETGNKTSGRNSGKRHKFGRNKNNGTVANANEAQSKKRPVNKKPPQKEG is encoded by the coding sequence ATGGGCTATACTGCCCCCACCCCTATTCAGGTGCAAGCCATCCCACCCATTTTGGAAGGTAAGGACCTGATTGCCTGTGCCCAAACCGGTACCGGAAAAACCGCCGCCTATTTGTTGCCGGTGATTCACCACCTCCTGACCCGGAAATTAGACCACAAACAAATCAGCACTCTGATTATCTCTCCCACCCGGGAGTTGGCCACTCAAATAGACCAACAGGTGGAAGGGTTTGCCTATTTTGCCGGAGTAAGTTCCTTTGCCGTATATGGCGGAGGAGATGGTGCTGATTTTGTCAGACAAAAACATGCCCTACAACAAGGAGCAGATATCATTGTCGCCACCCCCGGAAAACTCTTGTCGCATCTCAACTTGGGGTATGTGAAAATTGGTCAGTTACAGCATCTGATTTTGGACGAAGCAGATAAAATGCTCGACATGGGCTTTTACGACGACATCATGCGCATCATCGGCTTTTTGCCCAAAAACCGCCAAACTCTGATGTTTTCGGCCACGATGCCGTCAAAAATAAGAGAACTGACCGGCAGAATTATGCAAAAACCCGTTCAAATCAATATTGCTATTGCCAAACCCGCCGAAGGTATTTTGCAAGCTGCCTACCTTACTTACGATAACCAAAAACTCCCCCTCATTTTGTCGCTTCTGAAAGGTAAGCAACTGAAAAGCATTCTGGTTTTTGCCGGAAAAAAAGTAGAGGTAAAGGCAATAGCCACCGCACTGAAAAAGGCAGGGCTGAAGGCCGCCGACATTCAGTCGGACTTGCCGCAGGAAGAAAGGGAAGAAGTATTGAGAAATTTTAAAAACCGCAATCTTCAGGTGTTGGTGGCAACCGATGTGTTGTCGCGCGGGATTGATATAGAAGATATTGACCTCGTGATTAACTACGATGTGCCCCAAAATTCGGAAGACTATGTTCATAGAATTGGTCGGACGGCAAGGGGTGAAAACGGTTCGGGTGTTGCCCTCACCTTTATTAATGAAAGAGATCAGCGCAGGTTTTACAATATAGAAGAATTGATTGAAAAAGAAGTGCAGAAACTACCACTGCCCGAAGGGTTGGGCAGCAGTTTTGAATATAACCCCAAAGCCAAAAAAGTAATGGGCAGAGATCGGGAAACAGGCAACAAAACAAGTGGTCGTAATTCTGGAAAACGCCATAAGTTTGGCAGGAACAAAAACAACGGCACCGTAGCCAATGCAAATGAAGCCCAAAGCAAAAAACGTCCGGTCAATAAAAAACCACCCCAAAAAGAAGGATAA
- a CDS encoding acylneuraminate cytidylyltransferase family protein, which produces MNYLYLIPARGGSKGIPHKNIKPLAGKPLIEYTLEVALQLSAKQNICLSSDDDEIINFTGQFGLQVPFKRPAHLATDEAGTYQVMLHALDFYENTGQTYEALILLQPTSPFRTADHVREAIALFHTGLDMVVSVCETRSNPYYVLFEEDHNGYLVHSKKGNFTRRQDCPSVYEFNGAVYIINTRSLKTHSSSGDFTKVVKYLMPPEASLDIDTPLDWDFAEFLMGRSST; this is translated from the coding sequence ATGAATTACCTGTATCTCATCCCTGCACGGGGCGGCTCAAAAGGCATTCCTCACAAAAACATCAAACCATTGGCAGGAAAACCACTGATTGAATATACCCTTGAAGTTGCCCTGCAGTTAAGTGCCAAACAAAATATCTGCCTGTCCTCAGATGATGATGAAATCATCAATTTTACCGGTCAATTTGGACTGCAGGTGCCCTTTAAACGACCGGCCCATTTGGCTACCGATGAAGCCGGCACCTATCAGGTTATGCTACATGCCCTTGATTTTTATGAAAATACAGGTCAAACTTACGAAGCACTGATCTTGCTTCAACCCACTTCTCCTTTCCGTACCGCCGATCATGTCAGAGAAGCTATCGCCCTTTTTCACACAGGTTTAGACATGGTGGTATCGGTATGCGAAACCCGGAGCAACCCCTATTATGTATTGTTTGAAGAAGATCATAACGGCTACCTCGTTCATAGTAAAAAGGGCAACTTTACCCGCCGTCAGGATTGTCCCAGCGTTTACGAATTCAACGGAGCGGTATATATTATCAATACACGGTCTTTAAAAACGCATAGCAGTTCGGGCGATTTTACCAAAGTGGTGAAATACCTGATGCCTCCCGAAGCTTCATTAGACATTGATACCCCGTTAGACTGGGATTTTGCCGAGTTTTTGATGGGGCGTTCATCCACTTAA